Proteins from a genomic interval of Desulfovibrio piger:
- a CDS encoding SulP family inorganic anion transporter, whose translation MNAARLFPFLNELRHYSLRDFRADFVAALTVTPMAVPQAMAYALIAGVHPQYGIYACMLPVIVAALWGSARYLAAGPTNAISMVLFTTMSTVSIGGITVASLPEEARMPYIFGIALLCGLIQVGMGLARLGELANFISHSVMVAFSAGAALLIASGQLKTALGLPSSQAQGFFPQIDHVIHNFTHLNIWCLLVSGGTILLILLFKRISRRFPATLAALVIISAVSALLGFHEQGVRLVGAIPSVVPPLSLPPAFDMASIRDLFMPALAIALLGAVESLAIGKQLAGIRGDRFDGSQELIGQGLGNIAAGLTSGIPGCGSFTRSALVVTSGGRSRMGTVFSGLLALPMLFVMAPLVSWLPMPALAGVLLLISVNMIDIPAIRLCLRATRIDRWVLLITFASTLLLDLERAVFIGVLLSLTLFIYKAAHPRVRRLRATDPLMRYAPDNMPEGLVVYVIEGTLFFGAIHELERQLYEEDDTPPRLVVLHLTRVFWLDASGAHALEQFLERCYARSVPVVLVVGSRNVRDILGRTGVIDCLSDGFVADTLGDGLRIGVDMLNRHICCHTGCPEESCPGPACPTAAAPRSVDQLAQQRLQQMQPEDPASRTTEH comes from the coding sequence ATGAATGCCGCCCGCCTCTTCCCCTTCCTGAACGAACTGCGTCACTACAGCCTGCGCGACTTCCGCGCCGACTTCGTCGCCGCGCTCACCGTCACCCCCATGGCCGTCCCCCAGGCCATGGCCTATGCCCTCATCGCCGGGGTGCACCCGCAATACGGCATCTATGCCTGCATGCTGCCGGTCATCGTGGCCGCCCTCTGGGGGTCGGCCCGCTATCTGGCCGCCGGCCCCACCAACGCCATCTCCATGGTGCTGTTCACCACCATGAGCACGGTCAGCATCGGCGGCATCACCGTGGCCAGTCTGCCCGAAGAGGCCCGCATGCCCTACATCTTCGGCATCGCCCTGCTCTGCGGCCTCATCCAGGTGGGCATGGGCCTTGCCCGTCTGGGCGAGCTGGCCAATTTCATCTCCCATTCGGTCATGGTGGCCTTCTCCGCCGGTGCGGCCCTGCTCATCGCGTCGGGCCAGCTCAAGACCGCGCTGGGCCTGCCCTCCTCCCAGGCACAGGGATTCTTCCCCCAGATCGATCACGTCATCCACAACTTCACTCATCTCAACATCTGGTGCCTGCTGGTCTCCGGGGGCACCATCCTGCTGATCCTGCTTTTCAAGCGCATCTCGCGCCGCTTCCCGGCCACCCTGGCGGCCCTGGTCATCATCTCCGCCGTCTCGGCCCTGCTGGGTTTCCACGAGCAGGGCGTGCGCCTGGTGGGCGCCATCCCCAGCGTGGTCCCGCCCCTTTCCCTGCCCCCGGCCTTCGACATGGCCTCCATCCGCGACCTGTTCATGCCCGCGCTGGCCATCGCCCTGCTGGGCGCCGTGGAATCCCTGGCCATCGGCAAGCAGCTGGCGGGCATCCGCGGCGACCGCTTCGACGGCAGCCAGGAACTCATCGGCCAGGGCCTCGGCAACATCGCCGCGGGCCTCACCTCCGGCATCCCCGGTTGCGGCTCCTTCACCCGCAGCGCCCTGGTGGTCACCAGCGGCGGGCGCAGCCGCATGGGCACGGTCTTTTCGGGCCTGCTGGCCCTGCCCATGCTCTTCGTTATGGCGCCGCTGGTCAGCTGGCTGCCCATGCCTGCCCTGGCGGGCGTGCTGCTGCTCATCTCGGTGAACATGATCGACATCCCGGCCATCCGCCTTTGCCTGCGGGCCACGCGCATCGACCGCTGGGTGCTGCTCATCACCTTCGCGTCCACCCTGCTCCTCGATCTGGAGCGGGCCGTGTTCATCGGCGTGCTGCTCTCCCTGACCCTCTTCATCTACAAGGCGGCCCATCCCCGGGTACGCCGCCTGCGGGCCACGGACCCGCTCATGCGCTATGCCCCGGACAACATGCCCGAAGGCCTGGTGGTCTACGTCATCGAAGGCACGCTCTTCTTCGGCGCCATCCATGAGCTGGAGCGCCAGCTCTACGAAGAGGACGACACGCCGCCCCGTCTGGTGGTCCTGCACCTGACCCGCGTGTTCTGGCTGGATGCCTCCGGCGCCCATGCCCTTGAGCAGTTCCTCGAACGCTGCTATGCCCGCAGTGTGCCGGTGGTCCTGGTGGTGGGCAGCCGCAACGTGCGCGACATCCTCGGCCGCACGGGCGTCATCGACTGCCTGAGCGACGGCTTTGTGGCCGATACCCTGGGCGACGGCCTGCGCATCGGCGTGGACATGCTGAACAGGCATATCTGCTGCCACACCGGCTGCCCCGAGGAATCCTGCCCCGGTCCCGCCTGCCCCACGGCCGCTGCCCCCCGCAGCGTGGACCAGCTGGCGCAGCAGCGCCTGCAACAGATGCAACCCGAAGACCCTGCGTCCCGCACTACGGAACATTGA
- a CDS encoding OmpH family outer membrane protein, whose product MRIRFLVLSLLVLCLAVSGCQQTQEPAVKVGVVDMNRLLRDSEPGKEASRFLEGMQKEIQQQIDDVQARLGKDPENEALQRELQAIYMGGQQRINAEQQNVVSQLLDLTQRLVNNYRKANGLSVVLGTDVAVAYDPALDVTNALLDEMNKQKVNFVSVSNPQPEAPAAAEAPADEAPAKAAQDTKAAEKPAEKPAPAAEKPAAEKAAPAEAKAK is encoded by the coding sequence ATGCGTATTCGTTTCCTCGTCCTTTCCCTGCTCGTCCTCTGCCTCGCCGTCAGCGGCTGCCAGCAGACCCAGGAACCCGCCGTCAAGGTCGGCGTGGTCGATATGAACCGCCTGCTGCGTGACAGCGAGCCCGGCAAGGAAGCCAGCCGCTTCCTGGAAGGCATGCAGAAAGAGATCCAGCAGCAGATCGACGACGTGCAGGCCCGTCTGGGCAAAGACCCCGAGAACGAAGCCCTGCAGCGTGAACTGCAGGCCATCTACATGGGTGGCCAGCAGCGCATCAACGCCGAACAGCAGAACGTGGTCAGCCAGCTGCTGGACCTGACCCAGCGTCTGGTGAACAACTACCGCAAGGCCAACGGCCTGAGCGTGGTGCTGGGCACGGACGTGGCCGTGGCCTATGATCCCGCCCTGGACGTGACCAATGCCCTGCTGGACGAAATGAACAAGCAGAAGGTCAACTTCGTGTCCGTGAGCAACCCCCAGCCCGAAGCTCCCGCCGCGGCCGAAGCTCCCGCCGACGAAGCGCCCGCCAAGGCCGCCCAGGACACCAAGGCCGCGGAGAAGCCCGCTGAAAAGCCCGCTCCCGCCGCCGAAAAGCCCGCTGCCGAAAAGGCCGCTCCGGCCGAAGCCAAGGCCAAGTAG
- a CDS encoding carbonic anhydrase, with amino-acid sequence MKDFEKFIDGFRNFRRFYFDAENDYYTSLNKGQHPKAIVIACSDSRADPALLMGCDPGDIFVVRNVANLVPHADDALRRDAVLAVLEYGVHHLKVEHIIVLGHSGCGGIQALLNPESLHDESFVANWVSMAAPALERMREDVRDESPADRQRHCEEAAILVSIDNLLSYPWIQERVAAHELSLHAWYFDMSQGSLLAYFPDSETFEPLVAHCRQCGALDAACGCHAHGVQA; translated from the coding sequence ATGAAAGACTTTGAAAAATTCATCGACGGTTTCAGGAACTTCCGCCGCTTCTACTTCGATGCGGAAAACGACTACTACACGTCCCTGAACAAGGGGCAACATCCCAAGGCCATCGTCATCGCCTGCAGCGATTCCCGTGCCGATCCGGCCCTGCTCATGGGCTGCGACCCGGGCGACATCTTCGTGGTGCGCAACGTGGCCAACCTGGTGCCCCATGCCGACGACGCCCTGCGTCGCGATGCCGTGCTGGCCGTGCTGGAATACGGGGTGCACCACCTCAAGGTGGAGCATATCATCGTGCTGGGGCACTCCGGCTGCGGCGGCATCCAGGCCCTGCTGAACCCCGAATCGCTGCATGACGAGAGCTTCGTGGCCAACTGGGTCTCCATGGCCGCGCCCGCCCTGGAACGGATGCGCGAGGACGTGCGCGACGAGAGCCCGGCCGACCGGCAGCGCCACTGCGAAGAGGCCGCCATCCTGGTCTCCATCGACAACCTGCTCTCCTACCCCTGGATCCAGGAACGGGTGGCCGCCCACGAGCTGTCGCTGCACGCCTGGTATTTCGACATGTCGCAGGGCTCCCTGCTGGCCTATTTCCCGGACAGCGAGACCTTCGAGCCCCTGGTGGCCCACTGCCGCCAGTGCGGGGCCCTGGACGCCGCCTGTGGCTGCCATGCGCATGGCGTCCAAGCCTAG